From the Streptomyces nigrescens genome, one window contains:
- a CDS encoding serine protease, which produces MRFVPAALGALALALALPTPAAADESVIGGKPAPLSHSPWAVALASHERFGAQRSGQFCGGVLVGHSTVVTAAHCLSKEVLGVPWRQVRDLRIVVGRDNLAGGGGQELKPAKIWVNPRYNSWTNDGDMAVLTLDKPLPNRPIPMAGRHDSAYRPGNAATVYGWGDTTGGGSYASRLRAAHVNVLRDAVCARAYPGSADGKYRAQSMLCAGEPAGGRDACQGDSGGPLVVHGRLVGLVSWGTGCGQAGSPGVYTRASALLPAVSAHGAG; this is translated from the coding sequence ATGCGTTTCGTCCCCGCTGCCCTCGGAGCCCTTGCGCTGGCCCTCGCGCTGCCGACGCCGGCGGCCGCGGACGAGTCGGTGATCGGTGGAAAGCCCGCACCGCTGTCGCACAGTCCTTGGGCGGTGGCGCTGGCTTCCCATGAGCGTTTCGGGGCCCAGCGCTCGGGACAGTTCTGCGGCGGCGTACTCGTCGGGCATTCGACGGTGGTGACGGCGGCGCACTGCCTGAGCAAGGAGGTGCTGGGCGTCCCCTGGCGCCAGGTGCGGGACCTGAGGATCGTCGTCGGACGCGACAACCTTGCCGGCGGCGGCGGGCAGGAGCTCAAGCCTGCGAAGATCTGGGTCAACCCGCGCTACAACAGTTGGACGAACGACGGAGACATGGCTGTCCTCACGCTCGACAAGCCGCTCCCGAACCGGCCCATCCCGATGGCTGGACGACATGACAGCGCCTACCGGCCGGGCAATGCGGCCACCGTGTACGGGTGGGGCGACACCACAGGCGGGGGCAGCTATGCGTCACGCCTGCGTGCGGCGCACGTCAATGTGCTGCGTGATGCGGTCTGTGCGCGGGCCTATCCGGGCAGTGCCGACGGCAAATACAGGGCGCAATCGATGCTGTGCGCGGGGGAGCCGGCCGGCGGCCGGGATGCCTGTCAGGGCGACAGTGGCGGGCCGCTCGTCGTGCACGGGCGGCTGGTGGGCCTGGTGTCGTGGGGGACCGGCTGCGGTCAGGCGGGCAGTCCGGGGGTCTATACGCGCGCCTCAGCACTGCTCCCGGCCGTGTCCGCACACGGGGCCGGCTGA
- a CDS encoding RNA polymerase sigma factor, giving the protein MSASTSRTLPPEIAESESVMALIERGKADGQIAGDDVRRAFEADQIPPTQWKNVLRSLNQILDEEGVTLMVSAAEAPKRTRKSVAAKSPAKRTATKTVAAKAATVKKTTAAAAPAPVADPSAGESESAPAKKAAAKKATAKKTVAKKTTAKKATAKKTTSKKDVDELLDDDVTEETPAPGKGEAPEAAEGAENAGFVLSDDDEDDAPAQQVAAAGATADPVKDYLKQIGKVPLLNAEQEVELAKRIEAGLFAEDKLANSDKLAPKLKRELEIIAEDGRRAKNHLLEANLRLVVSLAKRYTGRGMLFLDLIQEGNLGLIRAVEKFDYTKGYKFSTYATWWIRQAITRAMADQARTIRIPVHMVEVINKLARVQRQMLQDLGREPTPEELAKELDMTPEKVIEVQKYGREPISLHTPLGEDGDSEFGDLIEDSEAVVPADAVSFTLLQEQLHSVLDTLSEREAGVVSMRFGLTDGQPKTLDEIGKVYGVTRERIRQIESKTMSKLRHPSRSQVLRDYLD; this is encoded by the coding sequence GTGTCGGCCAGCACATCCCGTACGCTCCCGCCGGAGATCGCCGAGTCCGAGTCTGTGATGGCGCTCATCGAGCGGGGAAAGGCAGATGGGCAGATCGCCGGCGATGACGTGCGTCGGGCCTTCGAGGCTGACCAGATTCCGCCAACCCAGTGGAAGAACGTTCTGCGCAGCCTCAACCAAATCCTCGACGAGGAGGGTGTGACGCTGATGGTCAGTGCCGCAGAGGCGCCCAAGCGCACCCGCAAGAGCGTCGCAGCGAAGAGTCCGGCGAAGCGCACCGCCACCAAGACCGTCGCGGCGAAGGCCGCCACGGTCAAGAAGACCACCGCAGCCGCGGCGCCCGCCCCCGTGGCGGACCCGTCGGCCGGTGAGTCCGAGTCCGCGCCTGCGAAGAAGGCTGCGGCGAAGAAGGCGACCGCCAAGAAGACGGTCGCGAAGAAGACCACGGCCAAGAAGGCCACCGCGAAGAAGACGACGTCCAAGAAGGACGTCGACGAGCTGCTCGACGACGACGTGACCGAGGAGACCCCGGCGCCCGGTAAGGGCGAGGCACCCGAGGCCGCCGAGGGCGCGGAGAACGCCGGCTTCGTCCTGTCCGACGATGACGAGGACGACGCCCCTGCGCAGCAGGTCGCCGCGGCCGGCGCCACCGCCGACCCGGTCAAGGACTACCTCAAGCAGATCGGCAAGGTCCCGCTCCTCAACGCCGAGCAGGAGGTCGAGCTCGCCAAGCGCATCGAGGCGGGCCTGTTCGCCGAGGACAAGCTGGCGAACTCCGACAAGCTCGCCCCGAAGCTCAAGCGCGAGCTCGAGATCATCGCTGAGGACGGCCGCCGGGCGAAGAACCACCTCCTGGAGGCCAACCTCCGTCTGGTCGTCTCCCTGGCCAAGCGGTACACGGGCCGCGGCATGCTCTTCCTGGACCTGATCCAGGAGGGCAACCTCGGTCTGATCCGTGCGGTCGAGAAGTTCGACTACACCAAGGGCTACAAGTTCTCGACCTACGCGACGTGGTGGATCCGCCAGGCCATCACCCGCGCCATGGCCGACCAGGCCCGTACGATCCGTATCCCCGTCCACATGGTCGAGGTCATCAACAAGCTCGCGCGCGTCCAGCGCCAGATGCTCCAGGACCTGGGCCGTGAGCCCACCCCGGAGGAGCTGGCCAAGGAGCTCGACATGACCCCTGAAAAGGTCATCGAGGTCCAGAAGTACGGCCGTGAGCCGATCTCGCTGCACACCCCGCTGGGCGAGGACGGCGACAGCGAGTTCGGTGACCTCATCGAGGACTCCGAGGCGGTCGTCCCGGCCGACGCGGTCAGCTTCACGCTTCTGCAGGAGCAGCTGCACTCGGTGCTGGACACCCTCTCCGAGCGTGAGGCCGGCGTCGTGTCCATGCGCTTCGGACTCACCGACGGCCAGCCCAAGACGCTGGACGAGATCGGCAAGGTCTACGGCGTCACGCGTGAGCGGATCCGCCAGATCGAGTCGAAGACGATGTCGAAGCTGCGTCACCCGTCGCGCTCCCAGGTGCTGCGCGACTACCTCGACTAG
- a CDS encoding FadR/GntR family transcriptional regulator — protein MLFTKDLKGVQGVADKRCVSTLAHTMMTAARPGDTGLAGPGELDRYPYANAANAANANNAAGQDRAERVSQVWDGSEADIGRVGRRAAGSRGRGLHGQLVQQLGQMIVSGDLGADRPLVPEEIGQRFEVSRTVVRESLRVLEAKGLVSARPNVGTRVRPVSDWNLLDPDIIEWRAYGPQRDDQRRELCELRWTIEPLAARLAAGHGREDIQQRLADMVEIMGHSAAQGDTMTFSRADAEFHSLLLQLAGNRMLEHLSGIVSAALHVSGGPGGGCERPVETSVGQHMRVVDAIGSGDATAAESAMRQLLAAHGEAVGQGSGTPVDHVVPAPREH, from the coding sequence GTGCTTTTCACCAAAGACCTCAAGGGTGTTCAGGGTGTCGCCGACAAAAGATGCGTGAGTACCCTTGCGCACACCATGATGACCGCGGCTCGCCCCGGCGACACCGGCCTCGCAGGCCCGGGCGAGCTCGACCGCTACCCCTACGCCAATGCGGCCAACGCCGCGAACGCCAACAACGCAGCCGGCCAGGACCGTGCCGAGCGGGTTTCGCAGGTCTGGGACGGCTCCGAAGCAGACATCGGCCGGGTCGGCCGTCGCGCGGCCGGCAGTCGCGGCCGCGGCCTGCACGGCCAACTCGTCCAGCAGCTCGGCCAGATGATCGTCTCCGGCGATCTCGGCGCCGACCGCCCGCTCGTCCCCGAGGAGATCGGCCAGCGCTTCGAGGTCTCCCGCACCGTCGTCCGCGAGTCGCTGCGAGTCCTCGAGGCCAAGGGCCTCGTCAGCGCCCGCCCGAACGTGGGCACCCGAGTGCGCCCGGTCAGCGACTGGAACCTCCTCGACCCCGACATCATCGAATGGCGGGCCTACGGGCCACAGCGCGACGACCAGCGCCGTGAGCTGTGTGAGCTGCGCTGGACGATCGAGCCCCTCGCCGCCCGGCTCGCCGCCGGCCACGGCCGTGAGGACATCCAGCAGCGGCTGGCGGACATGGTCGAGATCATGGGCCACTCCGCGGCCCAGGGCGACACCATGACCTTCTCCCGCGCCGACGCCGAGTTCCACTCGCTGCTGCTGCAGCTCGCCGGCAACCGCATGCTCGAGCACCTCTCGGGCATCGTCTCCGCCGCCCTGCACGTCTCCGGTGGCCCCGGTGGCGGCTGCGAGCGACCGGTCGAGACGTCCGTGGGCCAGCACATGCGGGTCGTCGACGCCATCGGATCCGGCGACGCCACGGCGGCCGAATCCGCGATGCGGCAGCTCCTCGCCGCCCACGGCGAGGCCGTTGGCCAGGGCTCCGGGACGCCCGTGGACCACGTCGTCCCCGCGCCCCGCGAGCACTGA
- a CDS encoding NUDIX hydrolase, with protein sequence MPPYDPSAFPPFAVTVDLVVLTVRRHALCALAVRRGEPPFQGRWALPGGFVRADEDLEGAAARELAEETGLHPQSPAGSSPVYGAHLEQLATYGDPKRDPRMRVVSVAHLVLAPDLPAPKAGGDAHSARWAPVETLLEQDDIHTREGELAAPLAFDHARILGDGVERARSKIEYSSLATAFCPPEFTVGELRRVYEAVWGVALDPRNFHRKVTGTPGFLVPTGGTTTRQGGRPAQLFRAGGATLLNPPMLRPEV encoded by the coding sequence ATGCCTCCCTACGACCCGTCGGCCTTCCCGCCCTTCGCTGTCACCGTCGACCTGGTCGTGCTCACCGTGCGCCGCCACGCCCTGTGCGCGCTGGCCGTGCGCCGCGGTGAGCCGCCGTTCCAGGGCCGTTGGGCCCTGCCCGGTGGATTCGTCCGGGCCGATGAGGATCTCGAGGGCGCGGCCGCCCGGGAGCTTGCCGAGGAGACCGGCCTGCACCCCCAGTCCCCGGCGGGCTCGTCGCCCGTCTACGGCGCACACCTCGAGCAGCTCGCCACGTACGGCGACCCCAAGCGGGACCCCCGGATGCGGGTGGTCAGCGTCGCGCACCTGGTCCTCGCCCCCGACCTGCCCGCTCCCAAGGCCGGCGGCGACGCACACAGCGCACGCTGGGCACCGGTCGAGACCCTCCTGGAGCAGGACGACATCCACACCCGGGAGGGCGAGCTGGCGGCCCCGCTCGCCTTCGACCACGCCCGGATCCTCGGCGACGGCGTGGAGCGCGCCCGCTCGAAGATTGAATACTCCTCGCTGGCCACGGCCTTCTGCCCGCCCGAGTTCACCGTCGGCGAGCTGCGCCGGGTGTACGAGGCGGTCTGGGGCGTCGCCCTCGACCCCCGCAACTTCCACCGCAAGGTGACCGGTACCCCCGGGTTTCTGGTTCCCACCGGCGGCACGACGACGCGTCAGGGTGGCCGCCCCGCACAACTGTTCAGAGCCGGTGGGGCGACGCTGCTCAACCCGCCGATGCTGCGCCCTGAGGTCTGA
- a CDS encoding glycogen debranching N-terminal domain-containing protein, translating to MALPSLAVSPVSGQLTGQGMDGFYRDGRRVLSRCELLVAGEEPLVVQGRLAGADRARFIGTIRRIGERGPDPEIHVERVRSADGTEQITFRSSATRPVRLPVEIRLGTDLAELGAVAVGLPGPGLRAAVHGSGLRWSTPGVHAVVSATPGPADVLASAGLLRWELDLPPGARRTIELRAGLEHDKGGPGGTTGHHRRPGTARIPGPRTGPVAPRARSDRPPRPWTAARVECDDPRADALMAGSLDDLHGLVMRDPAATADLYVAGGFPWRCGLAPVEALWAARMLLPLGTRLAAGTLRALARGQQAAPGADFGRIPGPLRDAGPHAPPSCTGIEATLLFPAVLAEARRWGLPERETERLLPAAERCLRWLRIVTDPPGGGSGGYVPDPAPGGPYRCETQAHAHRAALLGADLLDACGSSDAAALRDWADDLRTRFRRDFWLEDCAGGRPAALLTADGRPVPHLASTTVSLLDTGLLGGGALAPGLLDTAQTDQLAGLLGSPAMDSGWGLRGLGAKESGYNPFGHRSGAVRVHETAIAAVGLAAAGHERTAGALTRRVLDAAESFGYRLPEMYAGEQRTAGGAPVPHPAACRPAAVAAAGAVHILVALAGLRPDVPARTVSVRPPATAPLGALQLTGLSVAEQPFAVRISRLGMGVVETAADGLQLGS from the coding sequence GTGGCCCTCCCGTCCCTCGCCGTCTCCCCGGTGTCGGGGCAGCTGACCGGCCAGGGCATGGACGGCTTCTACCGCGATGGCCGGCGGGTCCTGTCCCGCTGCGAACTGCTGGTCGCGGGCGAGGAACCGCTCGTCGTCCAGGGCCGGTTGGCCGGAGCGGACCGTGCCCGGTTCATCGGGACGATCCGCAGGATCGGCGAGCGCGGGCCGGATCCGGAGATCCACGTGGAGAGGGTGCGGTCCGCCGACGGCACCGAGCAGATCACCTTCCGCAGCAGTGCCACCCGGCCCGTCCGGCTTCCGGTCGAGATCCGGCTGGGCACGGATCTCGCGGAGCTCGGTGCCGTCGCCGTCGGCCTCCCGGGCCCCGGCCTGCGGGCCGCCGTACACGGCTCCGGACTCCGCTGGTCCACACCCGGTGTGCACGCGGTGGTGTCCGCGACGCCCGGTCCCGCGGATGTGCTGGCATCGGCGGGCCTGCTGCGCTGGGAGCTGGATCTGCCGCCGGGTGCCCGCCGGACCATCGAACTGCGCGCCGGACTGGAACACGACAAGGGCGGACCGGGCGGGACTACAGGGCACCACCGGCGCCCCGGTACCGCCCGCATCCCCGGTCCGCGCACCGGGCCGGTCGCCCCGCGGGCGCGCAGCGACCGGCCGCCGCGTCCGTGGACGGCGGCCCGGGTGGAGTGCGACGACCCTCGGGCCGACGCACTCATGGCGGGCAGCCTCGACGATCTCCACGGCCTGGTGATGCGCGACCCGGCGGCCACCGCGGACCTGTATGTCGCCGGCGGATTCCCCTGGCGCTGCGGCCTCGCACCGGTCGAGGCGCTGTGGGCGGCCCGGATGCTGCTTCCCCTGGGCACCCGGCTCGCCGCGGGCACGCTGCGCGCGCTCGCCCGTGGTCAACAAGCCGCACCAGGGGCGGATTTCGGCCGAATCCCCGGGCCGCTCAGGGATGCCGGACCACACGCCCCACCCAGCTGCACCGGCATCGAGGCCACCCTTCTGTTCCCCGCCGTTCTCGCGGAGGCCCGTCGCTGGGGTCTGCCCGAACGAGAGACGGAGAGGCTGCTCCCCGCCGCGGAGCGCTGTCTGCGATGGCTGAGGATCGTCACCGACCCACCGGGCGGCGGCTCCGGAGGCTACGTCCCCGACCCGGCTCCTGGCGGCCCGTACCGCTGCGAGACCCAGGCCCATGCCCACCGTGCCGCCCTCCTGGGCGCCGATCTCCTCGATGCCTGCGGATCCTCCGACGCGGCGGCGCTACGGGACTGGGCCGACGACCTGCGCACCCGGTTCCGCAGGGACTTCTGGCTGGAGGACTGCGCAGGCGGCCGCCCCGCCGCCCTGCTCACCGCGGACGGGCGACCTGTTCCACACCTCGCTTCCACGACCGTCTCGCTGCTCGACACCGGCCTGCTCGGCGGCGGCGCTCTGGCCCCCGGCCTGCTGGATACGGCACAGACCGACCAACTGGCCGGACTGCTGGGCAGCCCGGCCATGGACTCCGGATGGGGCCTGCGCGGACTGGGCGCCAAGGAGAGCGGCTACAACCCGTTCGGGCACCGCAGCGGCGCGGTCCGTGTCCACGAAACGGCGATCGCCGCCGTCGGGCTGGCCGCGGCCGGCCATGAGCGGACAGCCGGCGCCCTGACCAGAAGGGTTCTCGACGCCGCGGAGAGCTTCGGGTACCGCCTCCCCGAGATGTACGCGGGGGAGCAGCGCACCGCCGGCGGTGCCCCCGTGCCGCATCCGGCGGCCTGCCGCCCCGCAGCCGTGGCGGCGGCCGGCGCGGTGCACATACTGGTCGCGCTCGCCGGCCTGCGCCCCGATGTTCCCGCCAGGACAGTGTCCGTGCGCCCGCCCGCCACGGCCCCGCTCGGCGCACTGCAGCTGACTGGCCTGAGCGTCGCGGAGCAGCCGTTCGCCGTACGGATCAGCAGACTCGGTATGGGGGTGGTGGAGACGGCGGCGGACGGTCTGCAGCTGGGCTCGTGA
- a CDS encoding DUF4192 domain-containing protein, translating into MNPHSEPSKRSDDSKPAATSSDSSTPNPSNSPRPPKPSPPANPPSAARPSPRIAPTGATDPNSTAEPAGPPGPADATNPSALSHPAYIAGSPTPSDPSHSTAPTDAATGPSADAQVTLRSPAELADALPYLLGFYPDDSVVLVALHGERGRFGGRVRLGIPTDRAHWPDVADQLADCLISAGQERDERPAAIIVYLCQEPGAGESGKDVKDRLRPLAQRLRTACGALDVPVLEALCLSNGRFWSYCCPDFRCCPAEGTPLVMPGTSVMAAAAAYAGMQVRGSLKEMEARLRPRTGPRAAEQEKVLDTAAGALVPRMLRRDGAAAVRRDTVELAGAMIHRFRQDTPSGSNRARDACDDALITDAEAADLILGLQDRVTRDRAAEWMDGSAAAPALRLWRALARRCAGGYAEHAVAPLTLAGWVCWSTEDGPSARVALSCALAIDPDYTFAQLLHRAINEGLDPEPLRRCLREQHREAVAATEAPTPSAAPAAEETPRPTKRPGPARPGPAGRPRGPRGTTGPGSRTTDGRSRRRAGRDGDRSRR; encoded by the coding sequence ATGAATCCGCACAGCGAACCGAGCAAGCGCAGCGACGACAGCAAGCCCGCCGCCACCTCCTCCGACTCGTCCACCCCGAACCCCTCGAACTCTCCCCGCCCGCCCAAGCCGTCGCCCCCGGCCAACCCGCCGAGCGCCGCCAGGCCCTCCCCGCGCATCGCACCTACTGGTGCCACTGACCCCAACAGCACCGCAGAACCGGCCGGCCCGCCCGGCCCCGCGGACGCCACCAACCCTTCCGCCCTCTCCCACCCCGCCTACATCGCCGGCTCCCCGACCCCGTCCGACCCCTCCCACTCCACCGCCCCCACCGATGCGGCCACCGGACCGTCCGCCGATGCCCAGGTCACCCTGCGCAGTCCGGCCGAGCTCGCCGACGCCCTGCCGTATCTTTTGGGCTTCTATCCGGACGACAGCGTGGTTCTGGTCGCGCTGCACGGCGAGCGCGGACGCTTCGGCGGCCGGGTCAGGCTCGGCATCCCCACCGACCGCGCACACTGGCCGGACGTTGCCGACCAGCTCGCCGACTGTCTGATCTCGGCAGGTCAGGAGCGTGACGAACGGCCCGCGGCGATCATCGTCTACCTCTGTCAGGAGCCCGGGGCGGGCGAGAGCGGCAAGGACGTCAAGGACCGGCTCCGCCCGCTCGCCCAGCGGCTGCGTACCGCCTGCGGTGCGCTCGACGTACCGGTCCTGGAAGCCCTCTGCCTCTCCAACGGCCGCTTCTGGTCCTACTGCTGCCCCGACTTCCGCTGCTGCCCCGCCGAGGGCACACCCCTGGTCATGCCCGGCACATCCGTCATGGCCGCGGCCGCCGCATACGCGGGAATGCAGGTGCGCGGCTCCCTCAAGGAGATGGAGGCGAGGCTGAGGCCCCGCACCGGCCCGAGGGCCGCCGAACAGGAAAAGGTGCTGGACACGGCAGCCGGCGCGCTGGTGCCGCGCATGCTCCGGCGGGACGGTGCGGCGGCCGTCCGCCGGGACACCGTCGAGCTGGCCGGCGCCATGATCCACCGGTTCCGTCAGGACACCCCCTCGGGCAGTAACCGGGCCAGGGACGCCTGCGACGACGCGCTGATCACCGACGCCGAGGCCGCCGACCTGATTCTCGGCCTCCAGGACCGGGTCACCCGTGACCGGGCGGCGGAGTGGATGGACGGCTCCGCCGCCGCGCCGGCCCTCCGGCTCTGGCGTGCCCTCGCCCGTCGCTGCGCCGGCGGCTATGCCGAACACGCGGTGGCACCACTCACCCTCGCCGGCTGGGTGTGCTGGTCCACCGAGGACGGGCCCTCGGCGCGCGTCGCCCTCAGCTGCGCCTTGGCCATCGACCCCGACTACACCTTCGCCCAGCTGCTGCACCGCGCCATCAACGAAGGCCTCGATCCGGAGCCGCTGCGCCGCTGCCTGCGCGAGCAGCACCGAGAGGCGGTGGCCGCCACCGAGGCGCCCACGCCTTCCGCCGCTCCGGCCGCCGAGGAGACGCCGCGGCCCACGAAACGCCCCGGGCCGGCCCGCCCCGGCCCCGCCGGCCGTCCCCGGGGACCGCGCGGCACCACGGGCCCGGGCTCCCGTACGACCGACGGGCGCAGCAGGCGCAGGGCCGGCCGGGACGGCGACCGGAGCCGACGGTGA
- a CDS encoding RecQ family ATP-dependent DNA helicase has product MSNEDLRAAADAVLTRLVGDPGGEVSLREDQWRAIEALVADHRRALVVQRTGWGKSAVYFVATALLRERGSGPTVIVSPLLALMRNQVEAAARAGIRARTINSANTEEWDTVQAEVAAGDVDVLLVSPERLNNPDFRDQVLPKLAAATGLLVVDEAHCISDWGHDFRPDYRRLRTMLADLPPGVPVLATTATANARVTADVAEQLGTGEGSTEALVLRGPLDRESLSLGVLPLPDAAHRLAWLADHLHELPGSGIIYTLTVAAAEEVTAFLRHRGHTVSSYTGKTENADRQQAEEDLLANRVKALVATSALGMGFDKPDLGFVVHLGSPSSPIAYYQQVGRAGRGVKHAEVLLLPGREDEAIWKYFASLAFPPEEQVRRTLDVLAAAGRPVSLPALEPQVELRRSRLEIMLKVLDVDGAVQRVKGGWTSTGRPWAYDAERYAWVSRQREAEQQAMREYATTTGCRMEFLRRQLDDEAAVACGRCDNCAGARFTTEVSAASLDAARGELGRPGVEVEPRRMWPTGLPAVGVDLKGRIPAGELAATGRALGRLSDIGWGNRLRPMLAPQAPDGPVPDDVANAVVTVLADWAKGPGGWASGAAEAPARPVGVVALSSSSRPQLIRSLAERIAAVGRMPFLGTVSSSDDGADGRIPRSNSAQRLRALHGSLGVPPELAQALTAAGGPVLLVDDYADTGWTLAVAARLLRRAGAEGVFPLVLAVQG; this is encoded by the coding sequence ATGAGCAACGAAGATCTGCGTGCCGCAGCCGATGCCGTCCTGACCCGCCTCGTCGGGGATCCCGGCGGCGAGGTCAGCCTGCGTGAGGATCAGTGGCGCGCGATCGAGGCCCTGGTCGCCGACCACCGCCGTGCCCTGGTCGTGCAGCGCACGGGCTGGGGCAAGTCCGCGGTCTATTTCGTCGCGACGGCGCTGCTGCGCGAGCGCGGCAGCGGACCGACCGTGATCGTCTCCCCGCTGCTCGCCCTGATGCGTAATCAGGTCGAGGCGGCCGCGCGGGCCGGGATCCGCGCGCGCACGATCAACTCCGCCAACACCGAGGAGTGGGACACCGTCCAGGCCGAGGTGGCGGCCGGTGACGTGGATGTCCTGCTGGTGAGTCCCGAGCGGCTCAACAACCCCGATTTCCGCGATCAGGTGCTGCCCAAGCTCGCCGCTGCGACGGGTCTGCTGGTGGTCGACGAGGCACATTGCATCTCCGACTGGGGCCATGATTTCCGGCCGGACTACCGACGGCTGCGCACGATGCTCGCCGATCTCCCGCCCGGTGTGCCGGTGCTCGCCACCACCGCGACGGCCAACGCGCGGGTGACCGCCGATGTCGCCGAACAGCTCGGGACGGGCGAGGGCTCCACCGAGGCGCTGGTCCTGCGCGGGCCGCTGGACCGGGAGAGCCTGAGCCTGGGTGTGCTTCCGCTGCCGGATGCCGCGCACCGGCTCGCCTGGCTCGCGGACCATCTGCACGAGCTGCCGGGCTCGGGGATCATCTACACACTCACCGTCGCCGCCGCCGAGGAGGTCACGGCGTTCCTCCGGCATCGGGGTCACACGGTCTCCTCGTACACCGGCAAGACGGAGAACGCGGACCGCCAGCAGGCCGAGGAGGATCTGCTCGCCAACCGGGTCAAGGCGCTGGTGGCGACCTCGGCGCTGGGCATGGGCTTCGACAAGCCCGACCTGGGGTTCGTGGTGCATCTGGGCTCGCCGTCGTCGCCCATCGCGTACTACCAGCAGGTGGGCCGGGCCGGCCGTGGCGTCAAGCACGCCGAGGTGCTGCTGCTGCCCGGGCGGGAGGACGAGGCGATCTGGAAGTACTTCGCTTCGCTGGCGTTCCCGCCCGAGGAGCAGGTGCGGCGGACCCTGGACGTCCTGGCGGCCGCCGGCCGGCCGGTGTCGCTGCCGGCCCTGGAGCCCCAGGTCGAACTGCGCCGCTCGCGCCTGGAGATCATGCTCAAGGTCCTCGATGTGGATGGCGCCGTGCAGCGCGTCAAGGGGGGCTGGACGTCCACCGGCCGGCCATGGGCGTACGACGCCGAGCGCTATGCGTGGGTGTCACGCCAGCGCGAGGCCGAACAGCAGGCGATGCGCGAGTACGCCACCACGACGGGCTGCCGGATGGAGTTCCTGCGGCGGCAGTTGGACGACGAAGCGGCTGTGGCGTGCGGCCGCTGCGACAACTGTGCCGGGGCACGGTTCACCACCGAGGTGTCCGCCGCCTCGCTGGACGCGGCGCGCGGTGAGCTGGGGCGGCCGGGCGTGGAGGTCGAGCCGCGGCGGATGTGGCCGACGGGGCTGCCGGCCGTCGGTGTCGATCTCAAGGGTCGGATCCCGGCGGGCGAGCTGGCCGCGACCGGCCGCGCCCTGGGGCGGCTCTCCGACATCGGGTGGGGCAACCGGCTGCGTCCGATGCTCGCCCCGCAGGCTCCGGACGGCCCGGTCCCCGACGATGTGGCGAACGCGGTGGTCACAGTTCTCGCCGACTGGGCCAAGGGGCCCGGTGGTTGGGCCTCGGGGGCGGCAGAGGCACCGGCCCGCCCGGTGGGCGTCGTCGCGCTCTCGTCGAGCAGCCGTCCGCAGCTGATCCGGTCGCTGGCCGAGCGGATCGCCGCGGTCGGCCGGATGCCGTTCCTGGGCACGGTGTCCTCGTCCGACGACGGTGCCGACGGCAGGATTCCGCGCAGCAACAGCGCCCAGCGGCTGCGGGCCCTGCACGGTTCGCTGGGCGTGCCGCCCGAGCTGGCGCAGGCTCTGACCGCGGCAGGTGGCCCGGTGCTGTTGGTGGACGACTACGCCGACACCGGCTGGACCCTGGCGGTGGCCGCCCGGCTGCTGCGCCGGGCGGGAGCAGAGGGGGTGTTTCCGCTGGTCCTCGCCGTACAGGGCTGA
- a CDS encoding ribonuclease HII, whose product MPYEPPTHSVERSLRATTGAKIVVGIDEVGRGAWAGPVSVCAAITGLRRPPDGLTDSKLLTPKRRTELCEVLGEWVTSYALGHSSPEEIDELGMTAALRLAAVRALEALPVRPDAIILDGKHDYLGAPWRVRTVIKGDQSCIAVAAASVIAKVRRDAMMTELGLAYADFDFAANAGYPSPTHRIALEEYGPTPHHRVSWSYMDALPRWRHLKKVRITPEAAALEAGGQLGFDF is encoded by the coding sequence ATGCCGTACGAGCCCCCCACACATTCCGTCGAGCGATCATTGCGCGCCACGACGGGCGCCAAGATCGTTGTAGGTATCGACGAGGTCGGACGCGGAGCGTGGGCCGGTCCGGTCAGCGTCTGCGCAGCCATCACCGGTCTGCGCCGGCCGCCCGACGGACTCACCGATTCCAAGCTGCTGACCCCCAAGCGCCGCACCGAACTGTGCGAGGTGCTCGGCGAGTGGGTCACGTCGTATGCCCTGGGGCACTCCTCACCGGAGGAGATCGACGAGCTGGGCATGACCGCTGCCCTGCGGCTCGCGGCCGTACGCGCCCTGGAGGCGCTGCCGGTCCGGCCGGACGCGATCATCCTCGACGGCAAGCACGACTACCTGGGCGCGCCATGGCGGGTCCGCACGGTCATCAAGGGCGACCAGTCCTGTATCGCGGTTGCCGCCGCGTCCGTGATCGCCAAGGTGCGACGCGACGCGATGATGACCGAACTGGGCCTGGCATACGCCGACTTCGACTTTGCGGCCAACGCCGGTTACCCCTCGCCGACCCATCGCATCGCCCTGGAGGAGTACGGTCCTACGCCGCACCACCGAGTGTCGTGGTCCTACATGGACGCCCTGCCCCGGTGGCGGCATCTGAAGAAGGTGCGCATCACCCCCGAAGCAGCCGCTCTGGAAGCCGGTGGCCAACTCGGCTTCGACTTCTGA